The sequence GCTCAGGATAGAACTCTGTACTCACAATTAATACCTTGAAGGTATTTCTCCAGTATTTTCTGtcacttgtttttgttcttgagaAGTCCAGTCCCAATGAGCTTGTGGGGCATTTGCATTTTCTCCAGtagttttagaattattttttttagcttATTCTCAATGTTCTCTGCCAGAGTAAAGATGTGATTTTCATTTACAAATTCATGCACTTTAAATCcatgttctttcttcatttctgtaaaaatttcaaccactctctcttcaagtttcccTGATACCATTTTCACTTCTTTCATCCTGAAACTGTGATAGATGTCTGTTTACTCTTCTCATTCTGCTTTCTGTGAATATTTGTTATCTGtcctatttttccatttctggtgTCACTGTGATACATTATAGAAACTTTAATCAGTATTTTGTTCcagtgatgtcagcaagatggtggaataggaaGTCCCAGCCCTCTGTTCCCCAACAGAAGCACTGGTAAAACAATATTTTGGCCAAAACACCTTTATGAGAACTCCAGAATGGAGTTAAGAAGTTGCAACACCTCAGACTAGCATAAAACCAAGAAGAACCAATTTACAAATGGATAAAAAGAGCAGTTTCACTTTTCCCATgtcacccctcccccaagcctcTGAGAGATCAGCTCAGCCCAGGATTCCTCCCTCAGAGAAAAAAGTGTGCAAAGCTGCATCTGAGGGCACTGCCCCAGAGACCTAGGGATGTCTCACCTCAGAGCACAAGATGACAGGTGCACCTGGGGCagccaagaaagaagaaatgggcTCTCAGAAATGGCACAGCCTTGAGACTACTCCTCCAAGAGGGCGGGAGAGGAGCGGAGCGTGCATTTCcacagaaaacattttaagaggCTCCCAGAAGCTGTAACTGGGCTGATTGGCGGTCTTCTTCTGCCAGAAACAGACCATAAGGACTGGAAGAGGTGCCTGCTTCTTCCAGTGCACAGACACCAAAGCAAAGCTACAAGAAACATGGAGAATCAGGAACATATTACactaccaaaggaaagaaaaagaaatctccattaACTGatgatatatatatcatatatatatataacatctattttatatatatatatatatatgtgtgtgtgtgtgtgtgtgtgtgtgtgtgtgtgtatgtatgtatataatggaGATCAATGGGTTGCCTGACAAGTTATTCAATATAGTTGTCCTTATTTTAGGTGAACTAATCTTGCAGAAGGGTACTAAGAGTACACAATCATGAAAGAATAGGCTCCTCAATAAATAGTATTGAGAAAAACAGATACCCACATGCAGAGAAATGAAATTGGAACCCCAGCTCACAACACAGGtgaaaaccaactcaaaatggattaaagtcttgtcaacttaaaaagcaaatctcCCTGTTATTTTAGCCTCAGGATAAGTTTATTCGGGAAAAGTCAAAAGAATTGCAGTCCAGGTTGTGCATGCTATGGTGAGCCATAGGAAAATTCAGCAAACGAAGGAGGGGAACTGCCTTTATAAAGGAAAAACGGGGAGTAGGGAGAGGCTGTTCTAAATGaaaatccattggaaaaatgAAACAGTTGAGGGCGGCAATAGCTTTTCATTGGCTGTTCTGTGGAGTTTTTCACTGGCCAGGAGAGAAAAATCTCCCTTCGATAGtaaaatagttttacttcctgtggaAGATGCAGGCTTCCTCTCTTCCGTTTTTGGTATAATTGACAATGCATGATAGGGAATGAGAGCTCCACCTACAGGCCTTCCAGACTCCAGATTGGTTaatatttgtttcattaatttccacaGGCACGaacttaagacctgaaactataaaactaccagaagaaaacataggtgaaaaGCTTCTGACATCTATTTGGAcaatgatttttttggggggataTAACACTGAAAGCACAGgcaagaaaaccaaaaatagacaaatgggattgcatcaaactaaaaagcctctgcacagcgaaggaaaccattaacaacaTGGAAAGGCAAtttgcagaatgggagaaaatatttccaaaccatatatctgataaggagttagtTTTCAAACTATATCAGGAACTCGTATAACTcaatgcaataataataataataataaaccaatttaaaaatggccaaaggatctgaataggaatttctcaaaagaagacatccaaatggccaatcagtatatgaaaaggtgctcaacctcattaatcatcaggaaaatgccaaGCAAAACCACAATATCTCCTCACACCTGTTACAATAGCAActaccaaaaacaaaagagacaacAAGTGCTGGCAAAAATGAGGATGGAAAGTTGTGTACTGTTGGTCGGAAGGAAAATTGGTGcagacattttggaaaacagtatgaaggttcctcaagaaattaaaaacagaaccacCGTATGATCCAGAAATCCTGCTTGCGAGTATATTTCCTAACTAATGAAATTAGGATATCAGAGAGATATCTGCgctcctatgttcattgtagcattattgataatagccaagatatcgaaataacctaaatgcccatcaacggatgaatggataaagaagatgaggtgtatatatacaatggaatactactattcattctttaaatagaaagaaattctgccatttgtgacaacatggatgaacctggagaacattatgctaagtgaaataagcaagataaagacaaataaaacataGTTTCATTTACATGTGgagtctaaaatagtcaaactcatagaactagagtggaatggtggttgccaggggctggtgaaagggagagatggggagatgtTGGCCAAGAGGTGCAAAGTTTCAGTTACGCAGATGAATGAGTGGTGGAGATCTAAGGTACACTCATgggactacagttaacaatactcttctgtgtacttgaaatttgcttgGAGGGTAGATCTTAGGTTTTCTCACCACACATGCAAAAAACGGTAactctgtgaggtgatggatgtggaAGTTAGCTTGATTATGCTGATTATTTCACAATCCATAcacatatcaaaacatcatgttgtacaccttcaatataaacaatttttatttgtcaactataccttaatagagatgaaaaaaattgtttcatgtaatagatgtgtgcatgtgtgcaacTGTGTGTccatgagcgtgtgtgtgtgtgtgtgtgtgtttgtagaaTTTTCCTTTACTCGTCATTCCTTTAGTCACCCTTGCATCTCACTTTTTCCATTTTGGGCTCATTGCTTGCCTAACTCAACTGCATCACTTAGTATTCTTTTGGCTCAGtgggaaaatagtaaaatatctAAGAACTTGAAGATCCAGAAATGCCTTCTTTCACTCTCGTTCTCTTTATCAAGTTACTtggaaacattttcttatttcaaataaaGTGTAGGGTTCAAAGTGCTAGGAGACAAAAATCCATCAAGGATCCATCCCCCTAAAGCTCTTCTTGTCTCTCATGAAAACATGGCCCCACGTGGTGGGTTTAACCTATGAGATTCAGGTCGGAGTCTCCTGCTTGGGGACTTGCCCCTGCTGACCGTTTCTCCTTTGtcccttaaaaataatttggctCCATATACAATTCTCCACAGACTCCTAATTCCTGGAAAGTATTTCTCCAATCTCTTCTGGCATCTCTTTTTCTATGGGGGAAGTCTGGTCCCAAGAGCTTGTCATTCTATTGAtggttatttgcattttctttaggaaataatTTTAGGACTTTTCATAGGGCTCCAGGACAGTCCtcctcaaatttttcttttgagttgaaATTCACGTAAaagaaaattgaccattttaaagtgtacaattcagtgtaagatatatatatatatatatatatatatatatatatatatatatacatacatatatatttaaatctaccttcactttcttcatttacCTAAAGGGTCAAgacaaaaatgtcatttttaattatATGCCTCCTAGCACTTAGTCTTTCCTCATCTCTGTAAAAAGTTCAATTCTTTATCTCTTGAGCTCTTGCTAGACATCATTTCCCTTCTTTCCCCTGACACTTACAAAAATTATGACATCGGTCCTCCTCATTCTGTTACCCTTGAATCTTAAATTTCCATGTCTTGTCTCTCTGCATGGCATTCTGTAAAACTCCCTCATTATTACATTCCATTTTCATAATTGGCCTTAAGCTGCCTTGTCCATGAGGGATGAATTTTTTTCAATGTCTTAATTCTACTggatttctcatctctaaaatttcTTACTCATTAAAATAGTTTCTTATTCTATGAAAACGATCCGTGTTATTGCATCAAAaattcaatttctccctttatgttaCAGATATTTAAACTCACAATTTAAAATTACTCTCCTATTTTCCTATTGACCCTATTTCTTGCATATGACAATCCCATTAATCAGTAGCTTGTTTCTCACAGCATGTTCATCATGATTAGGACAACTCGACTGTCCATTCTTCTTAGAAGGCTCTGCTCCCACACACCTGATCTTCCAGAGAGGGTTTTCCCAGGGCTGTCCTGGATTCAGGTTGGCAATGGGGAACTGTTGAAGCTGCTCCTGCCCCATGGCATCCAGTCTCTCAAACTTAGCACCTGCTCAGGGTTGTGCCTGGCAGGGATGGCCCAATGGGAGCCTCACATTCACATGTGGGCCAGATGCCTAGGACTGAAAACACTGGATTCAATCTGTTTCAGGCCACACAGTGGAGATTGCTCAGTGCTGACCATGGGCTCTGGGCAGTGGGAAGATATTTCAGTGCCCACCTAGAAACATAGAGAAGGGGGAGCCACAGCTTCCAACCTTCACCTGGAGCCCTGACCCTTCCCTTCTTGTGAGAACCTGGGATCACTTTCTGTGTCCACACAGATGACCTCCCCACCAGGACTCCTTGATGGTCTCAGGCACCAGTGGCCATTCAGCTTTCTTCTCTATGCTTTGCTATGGTTCCCTCTCCATCTTTGGaactttgttgatcttttttGCATTTGTGAGTGGCTACGTATTTCAGAAATATTGTAATTTACATTTATCAGCGTTAAGAGCAGAAGAGAGATCTTGGGTGGGAACAGCAATCATCCACTTGACTGTGGAGTCTGAATCCATGATTCCTTCCTGGTCCAACCCAGTCATGTCTTAACCTGGCCTTGAAATTGATTTATCCCTCTCATGAACCCAACACCACTGGCCAACAAACACTCTGAGGAGTGGAGTTCATGACAATATGCTGCCAATGAGGATACCAAGGCTCAGAGACTGGACATTAAAGCTCAACATCAAATGGGCTGTGCATgttggagaaatatttaaataaaaatcatctcTGTCCCAAAATCGGAGCACTGACCCACTCATTGATCCCTGAAGCTGAAGACAGGACTACAGGATGAGGAGGCGATATTGCCCAAGGAAACAAGGGGTTTGAGGAGGTAAGAATGACTCAGAGGTTTGTTTCCAGGAAGATGGGGCTGGATGTtgttgcaaaaaaataaaagtctgtgaATTGGGCTGTGATAGAACGAAAGCCCACACTCTTGGGCCATGAGAGGAGTGATGTTTCCTTCCCTTATTTCACTGtatttctcctttgtgctcaTTCTCACAATGACCTCGACCATAACTGTACAATTAGACATTGAGCGTGTGTCTCTGCTGATCTGAGCTCTGCAGGCAGCAAGAACCTGCATCTTCCATGCAGCATCTGGGCCTGGATGATCAGTGTCCATGGTGAGGACCCCACAGGGATATTCTGATGTGTGGGCTGAGGATGAAGGATACCTCATGGGGGAGGATCTGAAAAGGAATGATGTCCCCTGGGTCACCTTTACCTGGAAGGGGCATTTCAGGAAGACACTGGGTGTGTCTGCTGTGAAGTCTTGTCCCTTGGTAAGATGAGTCCAGATCAGGCGGACAATGTAGATCAGGGGAGACaccatttctatttaaaatgtctcCAGAGAGCCTGGTACAACATCAGCCCCAGGCCTTGGGAGGGGCACTTCCTCTTCTTGTGGGGCTGCTGACATGACAACCCCATGACTGGGAGGACCAGTCTCTGAGTGTTCACAACTCGTGCATCTGTCTTTCCTTCCGGGTACCCTGATCTCCTCTGCCAGCATACCAGAGGAACCCAGAGGAGACGCCATGACTTCCGCCCTCATAGCTCTCTTCTGCATTGGTGAGatttgaggaggaggaagggaagcccCAGTCTTAGAGGGACCCACCCCACAGCCAGGACCTGGTCTGTCAGGGGACCTCAGGACTCAGGAGGCTCATGGGGAGGAGGTGTTCTGCTCAGCTTCAGGGGCAAATCTCTCACAGGGAACTCTCTTCCAGGGTTGAGTGTGGGACTGAGGACCCCAGTGCAGGCAGGTGAGTCTGTTCCCTGGTGTCCCAGATCCCAGGTCCTCACTGGAGACAAGAGACAActtccaggagctggggagggagaaCAGCACTTCTGGGCTGAGAGATGGGGACTGTCTGGGATGGTCTTGTGAGAACTGGGGAACTCGGGGTGGCGTGGGGAATGTGTTGTGACCCAGCTTCTGACTTCCTTCCAGGGACCCTCCACAAACCCACCATCTGGGCTGAGCCAGGCTCTGTGATACCCAGGGGGAAGCCCGTGACCATCTGGTGTCAGGGGACCTTGGAAGCCCGGGAGTATCTACTGTATAGAGAGGGAGTCTCAGTGCTCTGGGACAGACAACAACCACTAGAGCTGAAGGAAAAGGTCAGGCTCTCCATCCCATACATGGCAGAGCAATATGCAGGGAGATATGTCTGTTACTATATCAGCCCCACTGGCTGGTCAGAGCATAGTGATAACCTGGAGCTGGTGGTGACAGGTAAGAGGACGCTCAGGGGTCCCAGCCCTAGGGTCTACCCTCAGGATGGGGGTCTGGTCTCAGGGATGTGTCCCCTCTCTCAGACCAGCTGTGGGGGATAGGAGGGAGTTGTGAGCCCCATTTAACacgctgcctcctcctctcctaggAATCTACAGCAAACCCACCCTCTCAGCCCTGCCGAGCCCTGTGGTGACCTCAGGAGCGAAAGTGGCCCTACAGTGTGGCTCATGGCTGGGATTTGACAGGTTCATTCTGACTAAGGAAGGAGAACACAAGCCCTCCTGGACCCTGGACTCACAGCCAAAGCCCAATGGGCAATCCCACGCTCTGTTTCCTGTGGGCTTTGTCACCCCAAGCCACAGGTGGACATTCAGGTGCTATGGCTGTGACAAGAACAAACCCCAGGTGTGCTCACGCCCCAGTGACCCCCTGGAGTTCCTGGTTCCAGGTGAGGACGTCTTACCCTTGCCCAATCCATATTTTAAGGCAACAGACAGGGGTCTATACTCCAAGGATAGCCCCAGATGAgagggtggggtgagggaagCAGGGGTGTCACCTGGAGCAGAGACACACAAGGTGAGAGATAGTGAGGCCTGAGGTCCAGGATGGAAAAGGGGGTTTATGGGAGGAATCAGCCCTGACAATCTACATGAGGTTTTTCTCTCAGGTGTGTCTGGGAAGCCCTCCCTCCTGAGCCAGCAGGGCCCTATCGTGACCTCTGGACAGAACTTGACCCTCCAGTGTCTCTCTGATGTCAGCTATGACAGATTTGCTCTGTCCAAGGAGGGGGGACATGACCTTCCCCAGCGCCTTAGCCAACAGTCCCAGAATGGACGCTCTCAGGCTGGTTTTCCCCTGGGCCCTGTGAGCTGGTCCCATGGGGGCCAGTACAGATGCTATGGTGGACACAAGCTCTCCTCCAAGTGGTCAGCCGCCAGCGACCCCCTGGACATCCTGGTGGCAGGTGAGGAGCAGTGGATTCCATCAGGGACCCAGACTCTGCACAGACTCTTCCAGGGGGAAAGCTCCAGTTGGTGATGCTGGAAAGAAGGATGTGGGGTTCCCAGAGagtgatggagacagagagatgggaTGGGTAGggaaagactaagaaaaaaaacagacagaGATGATGAGAGTCCTCAAAGAAAGGCCTGGGGACTTAGTTCATAACAAAGTGCAGCCCTTCACCGACACTTAATCTCTCTAGGAGTACTGCTTGACAAACCATCCCTCTCGATGCAACCAGGCCCCACAGTGGCCTCAGGAGAGAACGTGACCCTGCTGTGTCAGACATGGAGCCCGAGGGACACTTTCCTTCTGTCCAAGGAGGGGGCAATGGATCCCCCACTACGTCTTAGATCAAAGTACCAAGCTCAGCAGTACCAGGCCCGATTCTCCATGAGTCCTGTGACCTCAGCCCACGGGGGGACCTACAGGTGTTATAGCTCATACAGCACTGCTAGCCACCTGTTGTCACACCCCAGTGATCCCCTGGAACTCGTGGTCTCAGGTGAGGGGCCCTGACCTTGTCCTTTCTGAGTCACTCAGCTCAAGGCCCTGTCCCCAGAGAGCTTTGGACTGGGATGGGAGTGAGGGGGCTCTGAGGAAGGGGCGCCCAGAGAGGGATCTGCCCTTCAGAGTGTAGCAGGGAAAGAAGGCTCTCTCATGCCAGCCCGTTCCCACATCCTCATCACCAGAATCCTCCAGGTAGGCAGAGGGAGAGACCCAGGGACCCCAGGGCAGATGCAAGAGAAGAGTGTGGACAGAGACAGGGTCTCTGGAGAACCTGCACACCCTCATGTCCTCTTGTCCTTTCTCACAGGACCATCTGGGGACCAAAACCCCCCAGTCACAGGACTCAACTTAACATCTGGTGAGTCACAGGGGCCTCTGTCCAGAGAGTTCACAGTTTCTCCAGGCTTGTCTTGAGACTCAGCTGACCTGACTCCTAGTTCCTCTCTCAGCACAGCTTGTCTGCAGGGGGCTGGGAGTCAGGCAGAGATGGGGGATCCACCGGGCTCCAGGCCTCTTAGGCTGGGTGGATGGTGAGTGGGGCAGTCATGGCAGAGGGAGATGTTGGGGTCTAGCCTAGGGGAGGGGCATCCTGGCTGAAGTGGGGAGAAGAAGCCCCCCTCACCTCCATCCTGATCCCCAGGAGGCCCTGAGGATTTACTTTTCCCAGTGGAGTCAGGTGTGCAGTGAAATTGTATGGGTAGGAGAGGGGCAGGACAAGGGTCTGGGGCATTCAGGCCCTTTCCCTTCACCTCAGGGTGCTCAGATGGAATGGAAAGTACAAGGTCTGGAATCAGCACCTTTGAattctggtcccagctctgccacttcagGCTGGGTTTTCCAAGATGTTTGATTTACCTCTTGgtgccacagtttcctcatctgtgaaatgagtggGTGGGAGTGGAAGCCCTATGTTGTGGTTGATTGTTGGGAGTTAGAGGAGATGAATGCACAAACCCCAGCacacacctggcacacagtaggcactcaattaaATAGCATCAGTCACTCATTCTTGACATCACTGGTGCCCAAGGTCTCAAGTGGTACCTGAAGGCTGTGATCGGGATCTCCGTGGCCTTCATCCTGCTGctactctccctcctcctcttcctcctccttcaacGCCAGCGTCAGGGCAAACTCAGGACATCAGGTGAGTGGGGAACAGGGTGACCTGGGTCAAAGGAGCAGGTGGGCTTAGGGCACTAGCCAGAGGGAAACCAAATAGACGGGAAAGTCAGCCTAGAAAAAGACTTTTCTAGAATCTCAAATCACAAAATACTATAGAAACACTTGATACAGcacacatacacatttaagaTATTCTTCCACCTTTTCAGTTTCATGAAACATTGAAACATACAGACAAGTATGTGTCaaggtttccttctttcctcttgaaTCACATGTGGAGGGCGGGTGGTCATCACCTCCCAGGGCTGAGACTCTGTCCGTCTTGACCCAGCCCAGAGACAGGCTGATCTCCAGCTTCCTTCAGGGGATGCAGACCCAGAGCCCAAGGACAGAGGCCTGCAGATCAGGTAATTCCTGCCCTGAAGACCGCAGACTCCCACCCCGCCCTCGGCCCCCTCTCTGCCCCTAACACTCCcgtctcctcccccagctccagcccagctgCTGACGCCCAGGAAGAGATCCTCtgtgagaggaagaggagggatctccctgggggtggggacagagatTTCAGTGGGCCATGGGGAGATAGGCTGGGAGGGTCTGGGGATTCGGGGTGAGAAAGACTGAATTCTGAGTGACTCGGGCCATCTCCACATCCCTGGACCTCAGTGGCCCATCTGGGAGCAGAGGGGCCTGCAGCCCTGAGAGACCTCAGGGAATCCTGACAAGAGACACACCCCTTGTTCTGCCCCAGCAGATGCTGCCGTGAAGGACACACAGCCTGAGGAGGGGATGGAGCTTCACCATCAGGTGAGACCCCTGCCCTGTCCAGGCCACCAGGTACCTTCCTGTTGCCAAACTTAATCCATGGGACACCTTGCTGTCCTCACATCACCCAGCTCTCAGCAGCGTCCCACACTGACCTCTCCTCTCGGGCACCTGGGTTGTCCTGCTGTGACTTCACTCCTCCTGGTTTCTATGACCTCGTGACCCCTCCTACATGGTCTCCTTTCTTGATTCCTCATCCTCTGTCTGACCTTCTGGTTGTTGGACTCACCCCCAGGTCCCAAGAGGATGCATGAATTAGTGAGTCACCCACAAGTCCCCTAGGCTCCCCTTCTTTCATTCACCCAACCGTGTGCACAGGGAGCTCACTGTTTACCTGGCTCCATTCAGGTGCTGCATCTACAACAGTGAGAAAAACTTTCTCCACAATCCTTGAGCTCACCTCGTGGGTGAGAGACAACATGAAAATATGTGGGCATGGTCCTAGAGTGCACAATGATGTTAAGGAAAATAAGTAAGGAAAGGGGATAGAATGCTTGGAGGGGTAGAAGGAACAGCAGGTTCAAGGGTCCTGATACAGCAACATGCTTTTTCAGGAAGATGGCCTGCGTGGCTGGAGCCAAATAAGTGAGAAATAGCATGTTAGGATAAGAATCAGGACATCTGGATGCTTCCTATAGCATCCAGATGTGCAAAGCTTAGGAAGTCCCTGAAGATTCCATCAGGAAAGTGATCTCACTCTGGCAGCAGTGTAGACAATTGATTGAAGGACGTCAGTTGAGAGATCTAGGAGACAGTGTTTCTAGCCCACTCTCTCCCTCCAGCAGGATCCCAAGGATGAAGATGCCCAGGGAGTGATGGATGTCCAAGTGAGCCACTCAAGATCAAGGTGGGGAGTGGCCATCTCTCCTTTCCCCCTGTCAGGGAAGTCACTGGACATGAAAGATAGACAGGACGAAGAggacagacagagggacagacagGTGGGTCCCATCTTTCCTGGACCCCAGGCTTCCCCCACACCAGCCACATACCTATACCCTCCTCTCCCCCTGCTCCAGGCTGCTGCATCTGAAGCCCCCCAGGATGTGACCTACGTCCAACTGAACCACTTGACCCTCAGACAAGAGATGACACCCCTTTCCTCCCAGTCAGAGAAGGCCCCAGCAGAGCCCAGTCTGTACGCTGCTCTGGCCATCCACTAGCCCATGAAGGACCTGGACCCCACATTCCAGGGAGGCAGACTGCAGAGACCCCAGAAGGCACAAGATCTGTCCCCAGTGGACACTCAGCTAATGACCCCCAGCCAGCCTGGGCTCCTAACATGGACCACCAGGAGCTTCTGGGACTCTTTGGGACTCACCTGATTCTGCTGTCATGATAACTGATATCCTTGCATTTGGGGAACAAAGCAGCAGACTTCTCAGTAATCCACGAGTGAAATGAGAAATCCAAAACAGAAATGAGACCCTGTTTTAAATTGaatgattatgtaaatatttcacATTAAACCTACGAAATGGGAAAATTAAGAATCACAGATGAATATtagaaaaggattaaaaaatcaatgaactaAGCTATCACACCAAGACtttagaaaaagaatagcaaattaTTCCCAATGAAggtagaaagagggaaataatagagACAGCATTAGCTACTaaagagggaaaattaaaaaatagagaaaaatcaataaagccAAGAAACCTCATCTTTGAAAACATTAATCACACTTATAAATCCTAGTCACAGCACTCAaggacaaaagagagaagacacacatTACATCATCAGGATAGCATTACAGATCCTACAGACGTTCAGTAGATAACAGATAATTATGATCAATTTTATGTCAATGTAttagaaaatgcagaagaaatggacaaaatgcTCAAAAATACAATTTACCAAAATGATGGACATAAAAGTAAGTAGAAAATCCGAATTatcttatatattaaatatgttgaATCTCTAATTAAAATTTTCCCAAAAAGTGAACTCTGAGTCTGGAAagcttcactggtgaatgctTCTGAACACTTATGCACTTatgaaatacacacatacacacacctggatacacacacacaaacacacatggacacacatacatatatacacataacaaaCTTAAACTTCTTTCAAAAATAGTGAAGGAAGCAATATTTATCACAACACATTTTATCAGGTGAGAAAAAAAGCTGATATGAAAACCTG comes from Equus asinus isolate D_3611 breed Donkey chromosome 26, EquAss-T2T_v2, whole genome shotgun sequence and encodes:
- the LOC106840891 gene encoding leukocyte immunoglobulin-like receptor subfamily B member 3 isoform X5, which gives rise to MQHLGLDDQCPCIPEEPRGDAMTSALIALFCIGLSVGLRTPVQAGTLHKPTIWAEPGSVIPRGKPVTIWCQGTLEAREYLLYREGVSVLWDRQQPLELKEKVRLSIPYMAEQYAGRYVCYYISPTGWSEHSDNLELVVTGIYSKPTLSALPSPVVTSGAKVALQCGSWLGFDRFILTKEGEHKPSWTLDSQPKPNGQSHALFPVGFVTPSHRWTFRCYGCDKNKPQVCSRPSDPLEFLVPGVSGKPSLLSQQGPIVTSGQNLTLQCLSDVSYDRFALSKEGGHDLPQRLSQQSQNGRSQAGFPLGPVSWSHGGQYRCYGGHKLSSKWSAASDPLDILVAGVLLDKPSLSMQPGPTVASGENVTLLCQTWSPRDTFLLSKEGAMDPPLRLRSKYQAQQYQARFSMSPVTSAHGGTYRCYSSYSTASHLLSHPSDPLELVVSGPSGDQNPPVTGLNLTSGLKWYLKAVIGISVAFILLLLSLLLFLLLQRQRQGKLRTSAQRQADLQLPSGDADPEPKDRGLQISSSPAADAQEEILSDAAVKDTQPEEGMELHHQDPKDEDAQGVMDVQVSHSRSRWGVAISPFPLSGKSLDMKDRQDEEDRQRDRQAAASEAPQDVTYVQLNHLTLRQEMTPLSSQSEKAPAEPSLYAALAIH
- the LOC106840891 gene encoding leukocyte immunoglobulin-like receptor subfamily B member 3 isoform X4, giving the protein MQHLGLDDQCPCIPEEPRGDAMTSALIALFCIGLSVGLRTPVQAGTLHKPTIWAEPGSVIPRGKPVTIWCQGTLEAREYLLYREGVSVLWDRQQPLELKEKVRLSIPYMAEQYAGRYVCYYISPTGWSEHSDNLELVVTGIYSKPTLSALPSPVVTSGAKVALQCGSWLGFDRFILTKEGEHKPSWTLDSQPKPNGQSHALFPVGFVTPSHRWTFRCYGCDKNKPQVCSRPSDPLEFLVPGVSGKPSLLSQQGPIVTSGQNLTLQCLSDVSYDRFALSKEGGHDLPQRLSQQSQNGRSQAGFPLGPVSWSHGGQYRCYGGHKLSSKWSAASDPLDILVAGVLLDKPSLSMQPGPTVASGENVTLLCQTWSPRDTFLLSKEGAMDPPLRLRSKYQAQQYQARFSMSPVTSAHGGTYRCYSSYSTASHLLSHPSDPLELVVSGPSGDQNPPVTGLNLTSGLKWYLKAVIGISVAFILLLLSLLLFLLLQRQRQGKLRTSAQRQADLQLPSGDADPEPKDRGLQISSSPAADAQEEILYAAVKDTQPEEGMELHHQQDPKDEDAQGVMDVQVSHSRSRWGVAISPFPLSGKSLDMKDRQDEEDRQRDRQAAASEAPQDVTYVQLNHLTLRQEMTPLSSQSEKAPAEPSLYAALAIH
- the LOC106840891 gene encoding leukocyte immunoglobulin-like receptor subfamily B member 3 isoform X7 encodes the protein MQHLGLDDQCPCIPEEPRGDAMTSALIALFCIGLSVGLRTPVQAGTLHKPTIWAEPGSVIPRGKPVTIWCQGTLEAREYLLYREGVSVLWDRQQPLELKEKVRLSIPYMAEQYAGRYVCYYISPTGWSEHSDNLELVVTGIYSKPTLSALPSPVVTSGAKVALQCGSWLGFDRFILTKEGEHKPSWTLDSQPKPNGQSHALFPVGFVTPSHRWTFRCYGCDKNKPQVCSRPSDPLEFLVPGVLLDKPSLSMQPGPTVASGENVTLLCQTWSPRDTFLLSKEGAMDPPLRLRSKYQAQQYQARFSMSPVTSAHGGTYRCYSSYSTASHLLSHPSDPLELVVSGPSGDQNPPVTGLNLTSGLKWYLKAVIGISVAFILLLLSLLLFLLLQRQRQGKLRTSAQRQADLQLPSGDADPEPKDRGLQISSSPAADAQEEILCERKRRDLPGDAAVKDTQPEEGMELHHQQDPKDEDAQGVMDVQVSHSRSRWGVAISPFPLSGKSLDMKDRQDEEDRQRDRQAAASEAPQDVTYVQLNHLTLRQEMTPLSSQSEKAPAEPSLYAALAIH
- the LOC106840891 gene encoding leukocyte immunoglobulin-like receptor subfamily B member 3 isoform X6, giving the protein MQHLGLDDQCPCIPEEPRGDAMTSALIALFCIGLSVGLRTPVQAGTLHKPTIWAEPGSVIPRGKPVTIWCQGTLEAREYLLYREGVSVLWDRQQPLELKEKVRLSIPYMAEQYAGRYVCYYISPTGWSEHSDNLELVVTGIYSKPTLSALPSPVVTSGAKVALQCGSWLGFDRFILTKEGEHKPSWTLDSQPKPNGQSHALFPVGFVTPSHRWTFRCYGCDKNKPQVCSRPSDPLEFLVPGVSGKPSLLSQQGPIVTSGQNLTLQCLSDVSYDRFALSKEGGHDLPQRLSQQSQNGRSQAGFPLGPVSWSHGGQYRCYGGHKLSSKWSAASDPLDILVAGVLLDKPSLSMQPGPTVASGENVTLLCQTWSPRDTFLLSKEGAMDPPLRLRSKYQAQQYQARFSMSPVTSAHGGTYRCYSSYSTASHLLSHPSDPLELVVSGPSGDQNPPVTGLNLTSGLKWYLKAVIGISVAFILLLLSLLLFLLLQRQRQGKLRTSAQRQADLQLPSGDADPEPKDRGLQISSSPAADAQEEILYAAVKDTQPEEGMELHHQDPKDEDAQGVMDVQVSHSRSRWGVAISPFPLSGKSLDMKDRQDEEDRQRDRQAAASEAPQDVTYVQLNHLTLRQEMTPLSSQSEKAPAEPSLYAALAIH